The stretch of DNA AATTACGAAGGCCATGAAAATGGTTGCGGCCGCGAAGCTCAAGCGTTCGCAGGATCGCATCTTGGCTGCGAGGCCCTACGCCCATAAGATGCGCGGGGTGCTCAGCAATCTCAGCCAGCGCGTCAATCGTACGTCCCATCCTCTCCTTCAAAAGCGCGAGGGGAAGAAAATCGAAATTCTCGTCGTCACGAGCGATCGCGGACTTTGCGGCGGATTCAACGGCAATATTGTGCGGAAGAGCTCAGAGTTCATCCGGCAATGCGAAGCGCAGGGGCTTTCGGTCAATCTCAGCATCATTGGCCGAAAAGGGCGCGACTATTTCCGCCGTCGTTCCTGGCCGATCCGACAGGAGTGGACGGGGATCTTCGATAAACTGAGCTTCGAGCACGCCATCGACATCGGTGGGGATTTGACCGAAAATTTTGTGAAAGGCACCTTTGACGAACTCTATGTTGTCTACAACGAGTTCAAGTCTGCCATCCAGCAACGAGTGATCGTTGAAAAGCTATTCCCTATCGACGCGGCCGCCGAATTCGGTGCGGCGCCCACTGCCGCTGAGCACTCCGCAGCTGGGGGGAGTTACTTGTATGAGCCCGACGAGAGCGAACTCCTGAATGCCTTGGTCCCGAAGCATTTTCAAATTCAGACC from Nitrospira sp. encodes:
- the atpG gene encoding ATP synthase F1 subunit gamma codes for the protein MPSLQSLRRKIAAFKNTQKITKAMKMVAAAKLKRSQDRILAARPYAHKMRGVLSNLSQRVNRTSHPLLQKREGKKIEILVVTSDRGLCGGFNGNIVRKSSEFIRQCEAQGLSVNLSIIGRKGRDYFRRRSWPIRQEWTGIFDKLSFEHAIDIGGDLTENFVKGTFDELYVVYNEFKSAIQQRVIVEKLFPIDAAAEFGAAPTAAEHSAAGGSYLYEPDESELLNALVPKHFQIQTYRILLESAAAEHGARMAAMDGATRNAGQLIKKVTLYYNKTRQAAITKELMDIVGGAEALK